In Neisseria perflava, the DNA window AAGAGCCGATTATTGCCTGCCCGAACGACCCCGACGACGTATGTTTCATGTCCGAACGTTCCGGCACCAAAATCGACGAAGTGTTCATCGGTTCTTGTATGACCAACATCGGTCACTTCCGCGCTGCTTCCAAACTCTTGGAAGGCAAGAGCGATATTCCTGTGCGCCTGTGGGTAGCGCCGCCGACCAAAATGGATGCAAAAGAATTGTCTGACGAAGGCCACTACGGCGTACTCGGCCGTGCCGGCGCGCGTATGGAAATGCCGGGTTGCTCATTGTGTATGGGTAACCAAGCACAAGTACACGAAGGCGCGACTGTAATGTCCACGTCTACCCGTAACTTCCCGAACCGTTTGGGTAAAAACACCTTTGTTTACCTCGGCTCGGCTGAGTTGGCAGCAATCTGCTCCAAACTGGGTAAAATCCCGACTGTTGAAGAATACCAAGCCAATATTGGTATCATTAACGAGCAGGGCGACCAAATCTACCGCTACATGAACTTCAACGAAATCGATAGCTACAACGAAGTAGCCGAGAAAGTAAATGTTTAATGTAACAAGGTAAACCGATTTTCAGACGGCCTTAAATAATAAAGGCCGTCTGAAACGGAAAAATAAAGGGCGTGTTCATCACGTCCTTTTTATTTTAGGTTTAATAAAAGGCCGTCTGAAAGATATATTTCAGACGGCCTTCTAGTACAAAACAGCGTGGTTTATTTTACGCCAAAACCAGGTTGGAGTAGGGCGCAAGGCTGACGCTCGTGACGGCCGCGACGTGTTCTGCCGGCAATTTTGCCGCAGACAATACCCGGATCGTTTTTCTCTTCTGCTTTTTTCGAGTTTTTGTCTGATTTATTTGCGTATTCGTTGCGTTTGTTTCTATCTTCGCGGCGAGAGCGGCTGTCGTTGTGCTGAACCGGTTGCGCTTCGGCTTCATATTGATTGTCGATGCCCCACCAATGCGGCTCAAAGCCTTCGATGCGTTCCACATTCAAATCGCTACCGGTCAGCTCTTTAATAGATTCAAACATTTTCTGTTCGGTTTTATCCATCAAGGAAATGGCAACGCCGTCAGCACCGGCCCGGCCGGTACGTCCGATGCGGTGGACGTAGTCTTCAGGTTGGGTTGGCAGCTCGTAGTTGATGACGAAAGGCAACTCGGCAATATCCAGACCGCGCGCGGCAACGTCGGTGGCAACCAAAACGCGTAATGTACCTTCTTTAAAGGCATTGAGGGTTTCCAGTCGGCTTTGTTGGGATTTGTCGCCGTGGATGGATTGGGCGGCAATGTTGCGGCGAACGAGGTCGCGGGTAACTTGATCGACGCTTTGTTTGGTTTTGCAGAATACAATGACTTGATTCATATGCAAATCAACAATCAGACGTTCGAGCAGGTTGCGTTTTTTGAGTGCATCAACGGCAATGATGTGTTGCTCGACATTGGCGTTGGTGGTGTTTTGCGCAGCCACTTCAACCATTTCAGGCGTGTGCATAAAATCTTGCGCAAGCTTGCGGATAGGCGGTGAGAAAGTGGCGGAGAAAAGCAGGGTTTGTCGTTGTTTGGGCAACATCTGCATGATTTTGCGGATATCGTCGATGAAACCCATATCAAGCATACGGTCGGCTTCGTCGAGTACAACGATTTCAACTTTGTTTAAATTGATGTTTTTTTGTTTGACGTGGTCGAGCAGTCGGCCAACCGTAGCGACAACGATTTCGCAACCGGCGCGCAAGTCGGCAGTTTGTTTGTCCATATTGACGCCGCCGAAGAGGACGGTATGGCGCAAAGGAAGATTTTTAATGTATGCCTGCACATTTTGGTCAATTTGATCGGCCAGTTCGCGGGTTGGGGTCAATACTAACATGCGGACAGGGTGCATGGCAGGGGAGGTGCTGGATGTGGCGTAGCGTTTCAGGCGTTCGAGGCTGGGCAGCATAAAGGCGGCGGTTTTACCTGTGCCGGTTTGTGCTGCGGCCAAAAGGTCGTGTCCTGCCAAGGCTTTAGGAATTGCTGCGGCTTGGATAGGCGTCGGGTTTTCA includes these proteins:
- a CDS encoding DEAD/DEAH box helicase; the encoded protein is MMNPFSSLGLGSELVSALTDQGYENPTPIQAAAIPKALAGHDLLAAAQTGTGKTAAFMLPSLERLKRYATSSTSPAMHPVRMLVLTPTRELADQIDQNVQAYIKNLPLRHTVLFGGVNMDKQTADLRAGCEIVVATVGRLLDHVKQKNINLNKVEIVVLDEADRMLDMGFIDDIRKIMQMLPKQRQTLLFSATFSPPIRKLAQDFMHTPEMVEVAAQNTTNANVEQHIIAVDALKKRNLLERLIVDLHMNQVIVFCKTKQSVDQVTRDLVRRNIAAQSIHGDKSQQSRLETLNAFKEGTLRVLVATDVAARGLDIAELPFVINYELPTQPEDYVHRIGRTGRAGADGVAISLMDKTEQKMFESIKELTGSDLNVERIEGFEPHWWGIDNQYEAEAQPVQHNDSRSRREDRNKRNEYANKSDKNSKKAEEKNDPGIVCGKIAGRTRRGRHERQPCALLQPGFGVK